TTCCTGCTGCTGCGTGAAAGCGCTGGCGAGGAGACTGACGGTCTGGGCGAATGGTGGACCGATTATCAGGATGCCAACGACAGCGAACGTCGCGACATGATCCGTGATCTGAGCGGCAAAGGTGATGACGCCAGCGGTGCTCCGCGCAAGCGTCGCCGCAGCAGCGGTTCCAAGCGCAAGCGCACCGCCGGTGCTCCGAGCGCATCGGGCGAGTAAGGCATGGAACGTATCTACATCGGCATGGGCAGCAATTTGGCTGCCCCCGCCGAACAGTTGCGCAGCGCCATTGAGGCGCTGGGGCAATTGCCACAGACCACACTCGCAGGCGTTTCAGCCTTCTACCAAAGCGACTCGTTGCTGCCGGGCCAACCGCGTTACACCAATGCGGTTGCAGCGGTTGACAGCGATCTTGCGCCGCTGGATTTGCTGGATGCCTTGCAAGCCATCGAGAATGATCAAGGCCGTGAACGCCTGGAACGCTGGGGGCCGCGGACGCTGGATTTGGATATTCTGCTGTTCGGTGATCTGCTGATCGACGAACCACGGCTGAAAGTCCCGCATTATCAAATTCAGGAACGTGCGTTCGTCCTCTATCCCCTCGCCGAGCTAGCGCCTGAAGAACTGCGTCTGGCCGATGGCCGCACGCTCACCGAGCTGCTGGCCGCCTGCCCGTTCGTCGGCCTGGAACGCCTCCCTCACGCCTGACACCCATTCCCCTTGGGTGCAGGCTTTTGTGGTGAGGGGATTTATCCCCGATCGGCTGCGCAGCCGTCGCAAAACCGGCAAATGCGCTGTGACTGACTAATGCGTACTACCATTTTGGGGCCGCGTCGCAGCCATCGGGGATAAATCCCCTCGCCACAAAAGCGATGTTCCGTATTCGTTTTTTGTCGGACAAAAGAGCCTCGATTCAGCCCCGCCGCCGCGCTGAATCGCATCAGTAACGCCGGTAACACTCCCCTCGTAACAACGCGGTAACACACGCAATTGACTTCCTAGGTTCTCCTCACGACTATAGGCGTCCCGCTGCCGCCAACCCGGCACATACGGGCGCAATCCAGGCCTTATAAGCACGACAAAAGAGCGTGCGCCTGAGTAGATGAAGAATCACGCGCGTTACTCGCAGTAGTTTCCAGAGCGCCTGAACGAGGATTTTTTACATGCCAGCCATCACCCTGACCACGCTCCAGAGCCTCAAGCAGAAAGGTGAAAAGATCACCATGCTGACCTGCTATGACGCGACCTTCGCCCACGCCTGCAACGAGGCCGGTGTCGAAGTGCTGCTGGTGGGCGACTCCCTCGGTATGGTCCTGCAAGGTCATGACAGCACATTGCCGGTGACCACCGCGGAAATGGCCTACCACACCGCTTGCGTCAAACGCGGCAACACCGACGCCCTGATCCTGGCCGACTTGCCATTCATGGCCAACGCCACCCTCGAACAAACCATGACCAACAGCGCCATGCTGATGCAGGCCGGCGCGCACATGATCAAGGTCGAAGGTGCGCTGTGGCTGGCCGAATCGATCCGTTTGCTCGCCGAACGCGGTGTGCCGGTCTGCGCGCACATGGGTCTGACCCCGCAAGCGGTGAACATTCTCGGCGGCTATAAAGTGCAGGGCCGCAACGAGAACCAGGCGCGACAGATGCGTGCCGACGCGATCTCGCTGGAACAGGCCGGTGCTTCGATGCTGCTGCTCGAATGCGTGCCCAGCGAACTGGCTGCGGAAATCAGCCAGGCGGTGAAGATTCCGGTCATCGGCATCGGCGCCGGTAGTGATACCGACGGCCAGGTGCTGGTGCTGCACGACATGCTCGGCCTGTCGATCACCGGCCGCGTGCCGAAGTTCGTGAAGAACTTCATGCAGGGTCAGGACAGCATCCAGTCCGCACTGAAGGCCTACGTCAACGAAGTCAAAGGCGTTACTTTCCCTGGGATCGAACACGGATTCTCTGCATGAACACCGTAAAAACCGTACGTGAACTGCGCGCCGCCGTAGCCCGCGCGCGTAGCGAAGGCAAGCGCATCGGCTTCGTGCCGACCATGGGCAACCTGCACAGCGGCCACGTGGCGCTGGTCACCAAGGCCACCCAACGGGTCGACTTCGTGGTTGCCAGTATTTTCGTCAACCCGCTGCAATTCGGCGCCGGCGAAGACCTCGACAAGTATCCGCGCACCCTGGCGGCGGATCAGGAAAAGCTGTTGGAAGCTGGCTGTTCGCTTCTGTTCGCGCCGACCGTTGAGGAAATGTACCCCGACGGCATGGCCGGACAGACCCGGGTCAGCGTGCCGCACCTCTCCGAAGGTCTGTGCGGCGCCAGCCGTCCGGGGCACTTCGAAGGCGTGGCGACGGTGGTCAGCAAACTGTTCAACATGGTTCAGCCGGATCTGGCGATTTTCGGCCAGAAGGATTTCCAGCAACTGGCGGTGATCCGCGCACTGGTGCATGACCTGAACATGCCGATCCAGATCATCGGCGAGCCGACCGTGCGTGCCGCCGATGGCCTTGCGCTGTCGTCGCGCAACGGTTTCCTCAGCGAAGAACAACGTGCCGTAGCGCCGGTGGTCTATCGCACCCTGAGCACGATTGCCGAGTCGATCAGACAAGGTGAACGGGATTTCCCGGCGCTGATCAGCGCACAGTTGCAACAGCTGGAAGCCGCTGGCCTGCGCCCCGATTACCTGGAGATTCGCCATGCCCTGACCTTGCGTCCAGCGGTGGCTGAAGATCGCGACCTGGTGATTCTCGTGGCGGCGTTTCTGGGCACCACGCGGCTGATCGATAACCTGCACCTGAATCTCGATACGCCTCTCTAAAAACACAGCCCCCCTTGTAGGAGTGAGCCTGCTCACGATGAGGACCTGACATTCAGCATCACTGTTGAACGTCAGTCCGCTATCGCGAGCAGGCTCACTCCTACAGTGTTTTCGGCGTTGCGAAGATTGCATTTCAAGATTATTGCCGCGCTTAAACCCTTCGCGTATTGCGTTCACCCTCCGTTTGTCGGCCAATTTCCGTTATCAATGTTAAAAAAGTACAGGGATCGGGTCAGACAAAGTCAAGACAGAACGCAGCGCGAGGTTTACTGTATTCGCCCTGTGTCCAAAAACCGTGTCGACGCAGTTGGCCCACGCCCAACCATGGCGTGCTGGCCTGTTCCGAGTTCAAAAGGCCGTTCAAGTAAAAAGGAAAACCGCAGCGATGGCGTACTACCGCACTCCTCACGACGTTACCGCTCTGCCTGCCTGGCAAGCGTTGAAAGACCACCGCCAAGCCATGCAGGATTTCAGCATGCGCGAAGCCTTCAACGCCGATCCGCAGCGCTTTAATCAGTTCACCCTCAGCAGCTGCGGACTGTTTCTCGACTATTCGAAGAATTTGATCAACGCCGAGACCCGCAATCTGTTGGTGGGTCTGGCCAATGAAGTCGATCTGAAGGGCGCGATCAAAGCGCTGTTCGACGGTGAAATCGTCAACTCGTCCGAAGGCCGCCCGGCACTGCACACCGCCCTGCGCCGCCCGGTGGGCGACAAGTTGTCGGTCAACGGCGTCAATGTGATGCCGGAAGTCCACAAGGTTCTGAACCAGATCACCGATCTGGTCGGCCGCATCCACGACGGTCTGTGGCGCGGTTACACCGAGAAGCCGATCACCGACGTGGTCAACATCGGCATCGGTGGCTCGTTCCTCGGCCCTGAATTGGTCTCCGAAGCGTTGCTGTCCTACGCGCAGAAAGGCGTGCGTTGCCACTATCTGGCGAACATCGACGGCAGCGAGTTCCACGAGCTGACGCAAAAGCTGCGCGCCGAAACCACGCTGTTCATCGTTTCGTCGAAGTCGTTCAACACCCTCGAAACCCTGAAAAATGCTCAGGCCGCTCGCGCCTGGTACCTGGCTCAGGGCGGTTCGGAAGCCGAGCTGTATCGCCACTTCATCGCCGTATCGAGCAACAACGCCGCCGCCATTGCGTTCGGTATTCGTGAAGAAAACATCTTCCCGATGTGGGACTGGGTCGGCGGCCGCTACTCGCTGTGGTCGGCCATCGGTTTGCCGATCGCCCTGGCCATCGGCATGTCCAACTTCAAGGAACTGCTGTCCGGTGCCTACACCATGGACCAGCATTTCCAGACCGCACCCTTCGAACAGAACATGCCAGTGCTGCTGGCGCTGCTCGGCGTGTGGTACGGCAACTTCTGGGGCGCGCAAAGCCACGCGATCCTGCCGTACGACCATTACCTGCGCAACATCACCAAGCACTTGCAGCAACTGGACATGGAATCCAACGGCAAGAGCGTGCGTCAGGACGGCACTGCGGTGTCGACTGACACGGGGCCGGTGATCTGGGGCGGCGTCGGCTGTAACGGTCAGCACGCTTACCACCAGTTGTTGCATCAAGGCACCCAACTGATTCCGGCCGACTTCATCGTGCCGATCGTCAGCTTCAACCCGGTGTCCGACCACCACCAGTGGCTGTACGCCAACTGCCTGTCGCAGAGCCAGGCGCTGATGCTCGGCAAGACCCTGCCGGAGGCCGAAGCCGAACTGCGCGAGAAGGGTGTGAGCGAGGAAGACGTGCGCAAAATTGCACCGCACAAGGTGATTCCGGGCAACCGTCCGAGCAACACCCTTGTGGTCGAACGCATCAGCCCGCGTCGTCTCGGCGCGCTGGTTGCCATGTATGAGCACAAAGTGTTCGTGCAAAGCGTGGTCTGGGGCATCAACGCCTTCGACCAGTGGGGCGTGGAACTGGGCAAGGAACTGGGCAAAGGCGTTTACAACCGTCTGGTCGGCAGCGATGAAACGACCGCTGACGATCCTTCCACCCAAGGCCTGATCAACTACTTCCGCGGTCGTCACCGCGGTTGATTGGATGGCTCGGCCCACAGGCTTTGGCTCAACCCAAATCCAGTGGGCACAGAGATCCCTTGTAGGAGTGAGCCTGCTCGCGATAGCGGTGTGTCGTTCAGCATTGATGTTGAATGACCCAGCGCTATCGCGAGCAGGCTCACTCCTACAGTTGTTTGTGTGTGTTCGACATCAGGTTCAGCCAGCAGATTTCTGATCCGACTTGAACCCTTTCATCCCTCGGCGCATCTTTATTCTTCGCACAACAAGAATAAGGAACCGTCATGTTCGATATCAGCACGTTCCCCAAAGCCGATGCCGTCCGCCGGGCTGCTCAGTTGAGTCAGGACGACTACCGACGCCTGTACCGCGAATCCATTGAACACCCCAGCGCTTTCTGGGCCGAACAGGCCACCCGCTTCCTTGACTGGAGCACTCCGTGGCAGACCGTTCAGCGCTATGACCTGAAAACCGGTGAAGCCTCCTGGTTTGCCGGCGGCCAACTGAACGTCAGTTACAACTGCATCGACCGCCATCTAGAACAGCGCGGCGATCAGACCGCCCTGCTCTGGGAAGGCGACGACCCTGCGGAGTCGGCGCAAATCACTTATAAAAAACTTCATCACCACGTCTGCCGGCTTGCCAACGTGCTGAAAAACCGTGGTGTGAAGAAAGGCGACCGGGTGTGCATCTACATGCCGATGATCCCCGAAGCAGCCTACGCCATGCTCGCCTGCGCGAGGATCGGCGCGATTCATTCAGTGGTGTTTGGCGGCTTTTCCCCTGAGTCACTGCGCGACCGCATTCTCGATGCCGATTGCCGCACCGTGATTACCGCCGACGAAGGCGTGCGCGGCGGCAAATTCGTGCCGCTGAAACAGAACGTCGATAAAGCCCTGCAAAATTGCCCGGCTGTCAGCACCGTCGTCGTCGTCGAACGCACCCAAGGCAATGTGGACTGGGTCGAGGGCCGCGATCTCTGGTATCACCAGGCTGTGCGCGATGTCAGCGACGACTGCCCGCCAGAGCCGATGGACGCCGAAGATCCGCTGTTCATCCTTTACACCTCGGGCAGCACAGGCAAACCCAAAGGCGTGCTGCACACAACTGGCGGCTACTTGCTGCAAGCGGCGATGACCTTCAAGTACGTGCTCGACTACCGCGACGGTGAAGTGTTCTGGTGTACCGCCGACGTCGGCTGGGTCACCGGTCACAGCTACATCGTCTATGGCCCGCTGGCCAATGGCGCGACCACGTTGATGTTCGAAGGCGTGCCGAGTTATCCAAACAGTTCGCGCTTCTGGCAGGTGATCGACAAACACAAGGTCAACATCTTCTACACCGCTCCCACCGCCCTGCGCGCGTTGATGCGTGAAGGTGCCGAACCGCTGAAGGAAACTTCGCGCCAGAGCCTCAGATTACTCGGCAGCGTGGGTGAGCCAATCAACCCGGAAGCGTGGGAATGGTATTTCAATGTGGTCGGCGAACAGCGCTGCCCCATCGTCGATACCTGGTGGCAGACCGAAACCGGCGGCATCATGCTCAGCCCGTTGGTCAGTGCGCAGCGGATCAAACCAGGCTGCGCCACACAGCCGATGTTCGGCGTGCAACCGGTGCTGCTCGATGAGCAGGGCAAGGAAATCAAAGGCGCCGGCAGCGGCGTGCTCGCCATCAAATCGAGTTGGCCGGCGCAGATCCGCAGTGTCTATGGCGACCCGCAGCGGATGGTCGACACCTATTTCAAACCCTACCCCGGCTATTACTTCACCGGTGACGGAGCCCGTCGCGACGAGGACGGCGACTACTGGATCACCGGGCGTATCGACGACGTGATCAACGTCTCCGGCCACCGTATCGGCACCGCCGAAGTGGAAAGCGCGCTGGTGCTGCACGACAGCATCGCCGAGGCCGCGGTTGTCGGTTATCCCCACGACGTCAAAGGCCAGGGCATCTACGCCTTTGTCACCCCCATGAATGGCACCGAGCCCAATGACGATCTGAAGAAAGAGCTGCTGGCCCACGTCAGCAAGGAAATCGGCAGCTTCGCCAAACCGGACCTGATTCAGTGGGCGCCGGCCTTGCCGAAAACCCGCTCAGGCAAGATCATGCGCCGCATTCTGCGCAAGATCGCCTGTAACGAACTCGACAGCCTCGGCGACACCTCGACCCTGGCCGACCCGAGCGTGGTGCAAGGCCTGATCGACAAGCGCCTCAATCAGTAACATCCCGGGCGCGATCAACCGGTCGCGCCCGCCCTTCGACAATGAGTGGTCATGGAATTCATCCGCAGCCGTATCGAAACCCAACTCATGAGCCTGACCGGGTTATCTCTTGGTCAGCTCGACCTGGAAAACCCCAAGGGCGATCCCGGCCTGTTCGGCCCCGACTCGATCTGTTGGCAGGTGCACGGTGACTTCAGCAGCATGTTGATCGGCGGTATCAGTGCATTGTTGCTGCAAGCGCTGCATCCACTGGCGCTGGCCGGGGTCTGGG
The sequence above is drawn from the Pseudomonas sp. FP2196 genome and encodes:
- the folK gene encoding 2-amino-4-hydroxy-6-hydroxymethyldihydropteridine diphosphokinase codes for the protein MERIYIGMGSNLAAPAEQLRSAIEALGQLPQTTLAGVSAFYQSDSLLPGQPRYTNAVAAVDSDLAPLDLLDALQAIENDQGRERLERWGPRTLDLDILLFGDLLIDEPRLKVPHYQIQERAFVLYPLAELAPEELRLADGRTLTELLAACPFVGLERLPHA
- the panB gene encoding 3-methyl-2-oxobutanoate hydroxymethyltransferase, whose translation is MPAITLTTLQSLKQKGEKITMLTCYDATFAHACNEAGVEVLLVGDSLGMVLQGHDSTLPVTTAEMAYHTACVKRGNTDALILADLPFMANATLEQTMTNSAMLMQAGAHMIKVEGALWLAESIRLLAERGVPVCAHMGLTPQAVNILGGYKVQGRNENQARQMRADAISLEQAGASMLLLECVPSELAAEISQAVKIPVIGIGAGSDTDGQVLVLHDMLGLSITGRVPKFVKNFMQGQDSIQSALKAYVNEVKGVTFPGIEHGFSA
- the panC gene encoding pantoate--beta-alanine ligase — its product is MNTVKTVRELRAAVARARSEGKRIGFVPTMGNLHSGHVALVTKATQRVDFVVASIFVNPLQFGAGEDLDKYPRTLAADQEKLLEAGCSLLFAPTVEEMYPDGMAGQTRVSVPHLSEGLCGASRPGHFEGVATVVSKLFNMVQPDLAIFGQKDFQQLAVIRALVHDLNMPIQIIGEPTVRAADGLALSSRNGFLSEEQRAVAPVVYRTLSTIAESIRQGERDFPALISAQLQQLEAAGLRPDYLEIRHALTLRPAVAEDRDLVILVAAFLGTTRLIDNLHLNLDTPL
- the pgi gene encoding glucose-6-phosphate isomerase produces the protein MAYYRTPHDVTALPAWQALKDHRQAMQDFSMREAFNADPQRFNQFTLSSCGLFLDYSKNLINAETRNLLVGLANEVDLKGAIKALFDGEIVNSSEGRPALHTALRRPVGDKLSVNGVNVMPEVHKVLNQITDLVGRIHDGLWRGYTEKPITDVVNIGIGGSFLGPELVSEALLSYAQKGVRCHYLANIDGSEFHELTQKLRAETTLFIVSSKSFNTLETLKNAQAARAWYLAQGGSEAELYRHFIAVSSNNAAAIAFGIREENIFPMWDWVGGRYSLWSAIGLPIALAIGMSNFKELLSGAYTMDQHFQTAPFEQNMPVLLALLGVWYGNFWGAQSHAILPYDHYLRNITKHLQQLDMESNGKSVRQDGTAVSTDTGPVIWGGVGCNGQHAYHQLLHQGTQLIPADFIVPIVSFNPVSDHHQWLYANCLSQSQALMLGKTLPEAEAELREKGVSEEDVRKIAPHKVIPGNRPSNTLVVERISPRRLGALVAMYEHKVFVQSVVWGINAFDQWGVELGKELGKGVYNRLVGSDETTADDPSTQGLINYFRGRHRG
- the acs gene encoding acetate--CoA ligase, whose protein sequence is MFDISTFPKADAVRRAAQLSQDDYRRLYRESIEHPSAFWAEQATRFLDWSTPWQTVQRYDLKTGEASWFAGGQLNVSYNCIDRHLEQRGDQTALLWEGDDPAESAQITYKKLHHHVCRLANVLKNRGVKKGDRVCIYMPMIPEAAYAMLACARIGAIHSVVFGGFSPESLRDRILDADCRTVITADEGVRGGKFVPLKQNVDKALQNCPAVSTVVVVERTQGNVDWVEGRDLWYHQAVRDVSDDCPPEPMDAEDPLFILYTSGSTGKPKGVLHTTGGYLLQAAMTFKYVLDYRDGEVFWCTADVGWVTGHSYIVYGPLANGATTLMFEGVPSYPNSSRFWQVIDKHKVNIFYTAPTALRALMREGAEPLKETSRQSLRLLGSVGEPINPEAWEWYFNVVGEQRCPIVDTWWQTETGGIMLSPLVSAQRIKPGCATQPMFGVQPVLLDEQGKEIKGAGSGVLAIKSSWPAQIRSVYGDPQRMVDTYFKPYPGYYFTGDGARRDEDGDYWITGRIDDVINVSGHRIGTAEVESALVLHDSIAEAAVVGYPHDVKGQGIYAFVTPMNGTEPNDDLKKELLAHVSKEIGSFAKPDLIQWAPALPKTRSGKIMRRILRKIACNELDSLGDTSTLADPSVVQGLIDKRLNQ